The window ACGCCGGGAAAACTTCAGCTGGTGGATTAGCCCGCTCAGCGGTGGCACGTAGTCACTGACCGCGATCAGTCGCTGCCACGGCGGCGGCTTTTGCAGGCAGCGTCCGCAGGGAATATCGGGGTGGGCGGCGGGCAGCCCGCACTGTGGGCACAGGCAGACATGTTGACACGTCGCACGCGTGCAAACGGAACACATTCCCCAGTGCCCGAGCATTAACGGCATTCGGCATAGCCAGCACAATCCTGGTACTGTTAGCATAGGTTCATCCTTGTTGGTCAAAAGAGAACAGTAACTGATGAATGACATCTGGTGGCAGACCCGGGGTTCGGGAAATTGCCATCTTGTGCTGCTGCACGGATGGGGACTGAATGCGGAAGTCTGGCATTGCATAAGTGAGGAATTAAGCTCGCATTTTACGCTGCACCTGGTTGATTTACCGGGATTTGGGCGCAGTCAGGGTTTTGGTGCGATGCCGCTGGAAGAAATGGCGGAGTGCGTTTTGCAACAGGCTCCGGAGAAAGCCATCTGGCTGGGCTGGAGTCTGGGCGGATTGGTGGCGAGTCAGGTGGCGTTGACCCATCCTGAGCGCGTGCAGGCGCTGGTTACCGTCGCCTCTTCGCCATGCTTTAGCGCACGCGATGAGTGGCCTGGTATTAAGCCCGAAGTGCTGGCGGGCTTCCAGCAGCAGCTTAGCGAAGACTTCCAGCGGACGGTGGAGCGTTTCCTGGCACTGCAAACGATGGGGACGGAGACGGCGCGTCAGGATGCGCGAGCGCTGAAGAAAACGGTGCTGGCGTTACCGATGCCGGATGTGGCGGTGCTGAATGGTGGGCTGGAGATCCTGAAAACGGTCGACCTGCGTGAGCCGCTCTGCGCCCTGGACATGCCGTTCCTGCGTTTGTACGGCTATCTCGATGGTCTGGTGCCGCGTAAAGTCGTGCCGATGCTGGATGCACTGTGGCCGCAGAGTGAGTCGTTGATATTCGCCAAAGCGGCACATGCGCCGTTTATTTCGCATCCTGCTGAGTTCTGTGCCGCGCTGGTGGCGTTGAAGCAGCAGATCTAGCGCTGTATCCCGCTCGGGGATTGGGGCTATTTGTAGGCCGGATAAGCGTAGCGCCATCCGGCCTATTGCAACAGGTTAGCGCAATGCCCACCACTCGCGC of the Citrobacter freundii genome contains:
- the bioH gene encoding pimeloyl-ACP methyl ester esterase BioH; this translates as MNDIWWQTRGSGNCHLVLLHGWGLNAEVWHCISEELSSHFTLHLVDLPGFGRSQGFGAMPLEEMAECVLQQAPEKAIWLGWSLGGLVASQVALTHPERVQALVTVASSPCFSARDEWPGIKPEVLAGFQQQLSEDFQRTVERFLALQTMGTETARQDARALKKTVLALPMPDVAVLNGGLEILKTVDLREPLCALDMPFLRLYGYLDGLVPRKVVPMLDALWPQSESLIFAKAAHAPFISHPAEFCAALVALKQQI